A stretch of Aythya fuligula isolate bAytFul2 chromosome 1, bAytFul2.pri, whole genome shotgun sequence DNA encodes these proteins:
- the TMEM123 gene encoding porimin: MRLWGCAACVLLLLVAPGSLEDTNGRTNTTISNTTLNETSHPTEQENNGSSSMLSPTPSTQPTSTSNTTGAPANASQPTNTTMSTTVTTQTTSTSQTTTSTTTSSATSSHLNITMTTSKIPLTSVTATSKSETVIDKKTSRFDVGSFVGGIVLTLGVLIILYIGCKTYHSRRGIQYRTIDEHDAII, translated from the exons ATGCggctctggggctgtgctgcctgcgtgctgctgctgctcgtcGCCCCCGGTTCCC ttgaaGATACCAATGGAAGGACAAACACAACCATCAGTAATACAACCCTTAATGAAACTTCACACCCTACGGAGCAAG AGAATAACGGCAGTTCATCCATGCTCTCTCCTACACCATCCACACAACCTACTTCTACATCAAATACAACAG GTGCACCTGCCAATGCCAGCCAGCCCACCAACACCACGATGTCCACCACTGTGACTACTCAGACCACCAGTACCAGCCAGACAACAACTTCAACTACAACTTCATCAGCCACATCTTCACATCTCAATATTACAATGACCACTTCCAAGATTCCTCTCACTTCTGTAACAG ccACATCAAAATCTGAGACTGTCATAGACAAAAAAACATCCAGATTTGACGTGGGCAGTTTTGTAGGTGGCATTGTGCTGACGCTTGGTGTCCTAATCATTCTCTACATTGGGTGCAAAACATACCACTCCAGAAGAGGCATTCAGTACAGAACAAT TGATGAACATGATGCCATCATTTAA
- the LOC116491707 gene encoding inhibitor of apoptosis protein — protein sequence MNIMENSPFLASMMKQSALCGELKYDVSCELYRMSTFSTFPVNVPVSERSLARAGFYYTGVQDKVKCFSCGLVLDNWQPGDNAMEKHKRLYPSCSFVRDMISVNNCGLSSHSAFSPLITSGLSSSLHSMTLSPSFEQVGYFSGSFSSFPQDPVTTRAVEDLSHLRPKPHNPSMSTEEARLRTFHAWPLMFLSPTDLAKAGLYYLGTGDKVACFSCGGQLSNWEPKDNALSEHRRHFPNCLFVENLTRDQTSFNVSNVSMQTHEARVKTFINWPTRITVQPEQLADAGFYYVGRNDDVKCFCCDGGLRCWESGDDPWIEHAKWFPRCEYLLRVKGGEFVSQIQARFPHLLEQLLSTSDTPVDENIDPPIIHFEPGENRSEDAIMMNTPVVKAALEMGFSRRLIKQTVQSKILATEENYKTVNDLVSDLLTAEDEKREEEKERQFEEVASDDLTLIRKNRMALFQRLTCVLPILGSLLSAKVITELEHDVIKQKTQTALQARELIDTVLVKGNAAASIFRNCLRDCDPVLYKDLFVEKSMKYVPTEDVSGLPMEEQLRRLQEERTCKVCMDKEVSIVFIPCGHLVVCKECAPSLRKCPICRGTIKGTVRTFLS from the exons ATGAACATAATGGAAAATAGCCCTTTCTTGGCTAGCATGATGAAGCAGAGTGCTCTGTGTGGTGAACTGAAATACGATGTATCCTGTGAACTCTACAGAATGTCAACATTTTCTACTTTCCCTGTGAATGTGCCAGTGTCAGAACGGAGCCTTGCCCGGGCTGGGTTTTATTACACTGGTGTGCAAGATAAAGTTAAATGCTTCAGTTGTGGCTTGGTGTTGGACAACTGGCAACCAGGAGATAATGCAATGGAAAAGCACAAACGGCTGTATCCTAGCTGCAGTTTTGTTCGGGACATGATTTCAGTGAACAACTGTGGGCTGTCCTCTCATTCTGCCTTTTCACCTCTGATCACAAGTGGTCTCTCATCATCTCTACATTCCATGACGCTTTCTCCAAGCTTCGAGCAAGTTGGCTATTTCAGTGgctctttttccagttttcctcaAGACCCAGTAACTACTAGGGCTGTTGAAGACCTCTCACACTTAAGACCTAAACCTCACAATCCTTCAATGAGTACTGAAGAAGCCAGACTGCGCACTTTTCATGCATGGCCCCTGATGTTTCTCTCGCCCACTGATCTGGCGAAGGCTGGCCTTTATTACCTGGGGACAGGAGACAAAGTTGCTTGTTTCTCCTGTGGTGGTCAGTTGAGTAACTGGGAACCAAAAGATAATGCCTTGTCAGAGCATCGGAGACACTTTCCTAACTGCCTTTTTGTGGAAAATCTCACCCGAGACCAAACAAGTTTCAATGTTTCAAATGTGAGCATGCAGACCCATGAAGCACGCGTTAAAACATTCATAAATTGGCCAACTAGGATTACAGTTCAACCTGAGCAGCTTGCAGATGCTGGCTTTTACTATGTAG gtcgCAATGATGATGTCAAGTGTTTTTGCTGTGATGGTGGGTTGAGGTGCTGGGAATCTGGAGATGATCCGTGGATTGAGCATGCAAAATGGTTTCCAAG GTGTGAATACCTGCTTCGCGTAAAAGGAGGAGAGTTTGTAAGTCAGATTCAGGCCAGGTTTCCCCATCTGCTTGAACAG CTCTTATCAACTTCTGATACACCTGTAGATGAAAACATCGATCCCCCAA TCATTCATTTTGAACCTGGAGAGAATCGTTCAGAAGATGCAATCATGATGAACACACCTGTAGTTAAAGCTGCCTTGGAGATGGGATTCAGCAGACGGCTAATAAAGCAAACGGTGCAAAGTAAAATCTTGGCCACTGAAGAGAACTACAAGACTGTTAATGATCTTGTGTCTGATTTGCTCACTGCTGAAGatgagaagagggaagaagagaaagagagacagttTGAAGAAGTGGCATCAG ATGATTTGACCTTAATCCGGAAGAACCGAATGGCTTTATTCCAGCGTTTAACATGCGTACTTCCAATCCTTGGGAGTTTACTGTCAGCTAAAGTGATAACGGAACTTGAGCATGACGTTATTAAACAGAAGACTCAGACAGCATTGCAAGCAAGGGAACTGATAGACACAGTTTTAGTGAAAGGAAATGCAGCAGCCAGCATATTCAGAAACTGTCTACGAGATTGTGACCCTGTACTCTACAAAGATTTATTTG tggAGAAGAGCATGAAGTATGTTCCCACAGAAGATGTATCAG gtttaCCTATGGAAGAGCAACTGAGGAGACtgcaagaagaaagaacatGTAAAGTTTGCATGGACAAAGAAGTTTCCATTGTCTTTATTCCATGTGGTCACCTAGTAGTATGCAAAGAATGTGCTCCATCCCTCCGAAAATGCCCTATTTGCAGGGGAACGATAAAGGGCACAGTTCGTACATTTCTTTCATGA